CAGGAATATATTAGCAAGAGACATGACaaacattgatgaaaataaTGTCATCAGAGTTCCTCCCAAGAATAACCAACTGCCACGCTCAGCTAACATTGCAGCAATTGAGAAGCATACAAATACCAGAGTTGTTCCCAACAGGGCTGTTACAATTATTGATGGGTCAACAGCACTAACATACTCTAGAAGGGGTCCCAAGCTCATacctgaaataataaataaggcaATTTATGTTTACATTTCAATACAATCTTGTTAATATAAGGAGAATTAACTACTTATATATTGAGTCAATAGAGCTTAAAGTGATGCAATTTTAagtataagaatatatttgcTACACACATTTAATTTCTACCTAAATTGTATAACCTGATTATTAAAAGGTGTGTAACAGAGTGTATTATATTTGATGTAAGTACCTGAGGTTAAACCAAATCCAGTCAAGTATCCCAAACgcaattttgtgtttttaccATCATCTGGGGTGGCAAGCAACATCAACATTAGACCTGCTCCCACAATAGCTGACAAAAATCCTGCTTGGAATCTTGTGAACATGTCTACATAAACACCAACTGATGCAGCAGTGCAAGTCATCATCAAAGTACCATAGACATTTTTAAGATGTTGACGAACTGGGGGCTCccttttaaataagaaaagagTTTAATCTTAGGTATAAGGG
This portion of the Pieris brassicae chromosome 6, ilPieBrab1.1, whole genome shotgun sequence genome encodes:
- the LOC123710826 gene encoding bax inhibitor 1, with amino-acid sequence MAPNIQTFINSFQNRLEPPVRQHLKNVYGTLMMTCTAASVGVYVDMFTRFQAGFLSAIVGAGLMLMLLATPDDGKNTKLRLGYLTGFGLTSGMSLGPLLEYVSAVDPSIIVTALLGTTLVFVCFSIAAMLAERGSWLFLGGTLMTLFSSMFVMSLANIFLQSQFIYQAHLYLGLVLMCGFVLFDTQLIIEKRRMGSKDFVQHALELFIDFIGMFRRLVIILTQKEEQNRRRKRD